In Snodgrassella alvi wkB2, the DNA window TTACGTGCCAGCTCAGCTCTGCTGATTTCCCGCCGTGCCAGTAGGGCAATGGCACGGGCACGTAAACTGATTTTTTGCTTCATGCGCGGATTTCGCTGTTAGCATGATGACGTATGCCATCATCAATCTGAGGCAGATGATCAACAATAATGTCCGGTTTAGTCTGTGTGTTTTTTGCCAGCTGTGCCATATCTGCATAACCCCATGTGACGCCACAGCTTAAAGCTCCGGCTGCTTTAGCTGCCAGAATATCATTAGCAGAGTCACCAACCATCAGTAAATTTCCGACGGGTACGCCTAATACTTCTGCTGTGTGCAATAAAGGCATAGGAAAGGGTTTTTTTTCAGCCAGTGTATCACCACCCACAACCAAACTGAATGAATCAGCCAATCCAAGCTCACATAATAATTCCACTGCCAGAATTTCATTTTTATTTGTGATTACTGCTAAAGGCAAACCACGGGCACGGAATAATGCCAGTGCGGTTTCTACTTCAGGATAGGGGCGGGTGTGAACACTCAAATGAGTACGGTAATAGGAAATAAAAGCAGTAAATCCCTGTGTCCAGATTGTTTCATCCACCAGACCGTCCCGATTACCACTGAGAGCCCGGTGTACAAGGCTGGATAAACCGTCACCTACATAGGTAGTCAGTTCAGATTCTGGCAGTGATGACAGTCCTAGTTCCGCGCGCATATGATTGGCAGCAGCACATAAATCGGCGATTGAATCGACCAGGGTACCATCCAGATCGAATGCTATGGCATGAATATCATTCCATTTCATGATTGGCTTATTGATTGGGTAAAAGACATGCTTATTTTATCATGTTCAAATAACTAGTAAGGCTGCCGGTAGCAGTATATTTACTCTGTTTAGCAATTCGGAATTATTTAGGTTCAGACATAGCAGGATAAAACTACAGGCAATTAATCCGTTGTAGTTAGTTTATAACTGGCTGAATGGGATCACGGCTGAATATATAAGCTATATGCTGTTTAAACTTTGTACCGGCATGCAGAATATTATTCGGAAATGCATGGTGATTCGGAGCATCCGTATAGCCTTGCGGTTCAAAACAGATTGCTGCAAATGGCAGAAGTGATTTACGTGCCGGTATCTGCTGCTCAGGCAGATTTTGAGCATTATAGACCACCATTACAGGTGCATCTGTTTTTACCGCTATGGACAAACCGGTATCCGGAGCACTTAAGCGCGCAACAATGTTGTTTGCTGAATTTGGAGGTAATACATACGCAGTATCAAT includes these proteins:
- a CDS encoding phosphoglycolate phosphatase translates to MKWNDIHAIAFDLDGTLVDSIADLCAAANHMRAELGLSSLPESELTTYVGDGLSSLVHRALSGNRDGLVDETIWTQGFTAFISYYRTHLSVHTRPYPEVETALALFRARGLPLAVITNKNEILAVELLCELGLADSFSLVVGGDTLAEKKPFPMPLLHTAEVLGVPVGNLLMVGDSANDILAAKAAGALSCGVTWGYADMAQLAKNTQTKPDIIVDHLPQIDDGIRHHANSEIRA